From a single Artemia franciscana chromosome 9, ASM3288406v1, whole genome shotgun sequence genomic region:
- the LOC136031396 gene encoding large ribosomal subunit protein uL30-like yields the protein MVENKEKPSGGALAGATKLPTVPETLLKRRKKLQESKALTTKKAIEYLRARRARRVEIFKRAEKFAKEYRDKERDEIRLNREAKKEGNFYVPAESKLAFVIRIRGINQVAPKVKKTLQLLRLRQINNGVFVKLNKATMNMLRIVEPYIAYGYPNLKSVRELIYKRGFAKVRQRRIPITSNDIVERKLGKVNIICLEDLVHEIFTVGSNFKYASNFLWPFKLNTPTGGWRGKKNHFVDGGDFGNREEMINELLRRMV from the exons ATGGTTGAAAATAA ggaGAAACCTTCAGGGGGTGCCTTGGCAGGTGCTACTAAGCTACCAACAGTTCCTGAGACCCTTCTTAAAAGGAGGAAGAAGCTCCAAGAAAGCAAGGCTCTTACAACTAAAAAGGCTATTGAG TACTTGAGAGCTCGTCGTGCCCGTCGAGTAGAGATCTTCAAAAGAGCCGAAAAATTCGCCAAAGAATACAGAGACAAAGAGCGGGATGAAATCAGACTTAACAGAGAGGCTAAGAAGGAAGGCAACTTCTATGTTCCAGCTGAATCTAAGTTGGCATTTGTTATCCGAATTCGAGG tattaaccaagtggcGCCCAAAGTGAAGAAAACGCTTCAGCTCCTTCGTCTTCGCCAGATTAACAATGGTGTCTTCGTGAAATTGAACAAGGCAACAATGAACATGCTGAGGATTGTCGAGCCATACATCGCTTACGGTTACCCCAATTTGAAATCCGTTAGGGAGCTTATCTACAAGAGAGGTTTTGCCAAGGTTCGACAGAGGCGAATCCCCATTACCAGCAATGATATTGTTGAAAGAAAATTGG GTAAAGTCAATATTATTTGCCTAGAAGACTTGGTACATGAAATTTTCACAGTTGGCAGTAACTTTAAATATGCCTCCAACTTCCTTTGGCCATTCAAG TTGAACACACCTACTGGTGGATGGCGTGGGAAGAAAAACCATTTTGTTGATGGAGGTGACTTTGGTAACCGTGAAGAGATGATCAATGAATTGCTAAGGCGCATGGTTTAA